GAGCGGGAAGGCGACGTTATCGGCCACGCTCAGGTGCGGGAACAGCGTGTAGTGCTGGAAGACCATGCCGACGTTGCGCCTGTGCGGCGGCAGGCGCGTGCAATCCTCGCCCCCGATCAGGATGCGGCCGGCATCCGGTAGGTCGAAGCCGGCGAGGCTCATCAGCACGGTCGACTTGCCCGAGCCGGAGGGCCCGAGGAGCGCGATGAACTCGCCCGCGGCGATCTCCAGCGATACGTCGTCGACGGCGACGACCGACCCGAAGCGGCGCGTCAGGCCGCGGACGCTGATCGCCGCGCCCGTCGTCGCCGCGGAGGCGCCCGGCCCTCCCGCGATGGCCCCGATGGCGAGCATGCCGCGTCCCTCTCGGCTGAGGCGATGGGTCATTGAAGCCGAGTTTAGCCGAATTTCAAAGCACGATTTTTGGCGGGCGGCGCCCGTCTGGTGGGCAGCGCCGCGCAAGATCGCTCCGAGAGTGCAATCGATGTGAAGACGATGCTTTCGGCTCATCGAGCGCAGGACGAGCCGCCGTTTCTGTGTACGGATCGCGGGATCTGTCTCGGTGGCCCGGGCCGGGGGCCTCCCGTGGCAATGGCCCCCGCCCCGCAGTAATCGAATTTCATATGGCTTTATCGGACCATTTCGCTTGACATGGCCCGGCATCGGCGGATGCTCGGGCCCACCGATGGCGGCCGTGGAATGCCGGCGACGCCGAGCCGGAAGGATCCTGTCCGATGCCGAGCATGGTCGAGGGACCTGAGCCGACGGGCGATGCCGGCCTGCGGGCGCGCGCCGCCCGGGTGATCCCGGGCGGGATGTGGGGCCACCAGCGCGCGGCGGCGGTCCCGCGGGGCTATCCGCAATTCTTCGTCGGCGGGGAGGGCGCCACGGTCGAGGACGCGGACGGGCGCCGCTACATCGACTTCATGTGCGCCTGGGGGCCGATCATCCTCGGCCACCGCCATCCGGCGGTGTCGGAGGCGGTCCGGCGCGAGCAGGAGCGCGGCGATTGCCTCGACGGCCCGACGCCGCACGCGGTCGACCTGGCCGAGACCCTGGTGGCGATGATCCCGCACGCCGACTGGGCGATGTTCCAGAAGAACGGCTCGGACGCGATGACGACCTGCGTGACGCTGGCCCGCGCCGGGACCGGACGCCGCAAGGTGCTGGCCGCGCGCGGCGCCTATCACGGGGCCGTCCCCTGGTGCTCGCCCTCCCTCGTCGGCGTCACCGCGGAGGACCGCGCCCACCTGGTCCACTACCGCTACAACGACGTCGCGAGCCTGGAGGAGGCGGTGGCGCAGGCGGGCGACGACCTCGCGGCGATCCTGGTCTCGGCCTTCCGGCACGATATCGGCCAGGCGCAGGAACTGCCGACCCGAGCCTTCGCGGCGGCGGCGCGGGCGGCCTGCGACCGGACCGGCGCGGCCCTCGTCGTCGACGACGTGCGGGCGGGATTCCGGCTCGATCTCGGCGGCAGCTGGGAACGGGTGGGCGTGCGGCCCGACCTCGCCGGCTATTCCAAGGCGATCGCCAACGGCCAGCCGCTGGCCGCCGTCACCGGCAGCGATCGCTTCCGCGAGGCCGCGTCGCGCCTCTTCGTCACCGGCTCGTTCTGGTATGCCGGCGCACCGATGGCGGCGGCCGTCGCGACGCTGAACGAGCTGAAGCGCGTCGACGCCCCCCGGGTGCTGGAGGCCGCAGGCGTCCGCTTCCGCGACGGCCTGATGGAGCAGGCCTCCCGCCACGGCTTTTCCCTCGACATCACCGGCCCACCGGCGATGCCCGTGATGCTGTTTCGCGACGACCCCGAGGCGGCGCTCGGCGAGGCGTTCTGCCTCGAGGCGCTCCACCGCGGCGTCTACCTGCACCACCGCCACAACATGTTCCTGTCGCTCGCCCACACGCCGGCGGTGATCGACACGGCGTTGGCGGCGACGGAGGGCGCCTTCCGGGCGCTCGCCAAGTCTCGGACCGCCTGAGACCCAAGACCGCCTGAGCCCCGAGACTGCCTGAGCCCCGAGACCGTCTGACCCCCGGAACGACGCGATCCCGACGCGGAGCCGACCGACATGACGCAGCCCCCCTTCGTCCATCCGGAGAACGGGTCCCACGCGGTCAAGCCCTGGGCGGTGCGCAAAGGGTATGCCGACGAGCATTTCCTGTCGGATTACCGCTTCCAGTTCCCGCGCGAGGACCCGGACCTCGCCGAGGTCTTCGTCTGCACCGACCGGATGTCGTTCGATCCGGGCGAGACGGTGGCGTTCTACGGCTCGACCACCGCCGAGACCTGGTCGATCCAGATCTACCGCGACGGCGTCGCGCCGCAGATGATGCACGAGGCGTTCGACCTGCCCGGCACCTTCACCAAGACCTCCGAGACCGCCTATCGCGACGGTTGCGACTGGCCGGTGGTCCATACCTGGACGATTCCCGAGGGTGCCCGGTCGGGCCTCTACCGCGTGGTCTCGACCTGCCGGCGCCGGGACGGCGAGCGCTTCGTCCAGCATCATTTCGTGGTGGTGCGGCCGACGAAGGCGACGCGGTCGGGCCGCATCCTCCTGATGCTCGCGACCGGCACCTGGACCGCCTACAACGACTGGGGCGGCGCCAACCATTATTTCGGCACCTGGGGCCCGAACCGGAACGAGGGCTCGCCGATCCTGAGCCTGAAGCGGCCCTGGACCCGCGGGATGCTCTGGCTGCCTAAGGGCGCGGCCCGCATCACCGTCTCGCCGCTGCCGGACATGAACGACGTCACCCGCTATCCCTCCAAGGAGTGGGGCTATTCCGGCGGCTGGGGCCAGTACTACGCCGCCGCCGGCTGGGCGCAGTTCGACCGCCACTTCGCCGTCTGGGCCGAGCGCGAGGGCTACGCCTTCGACATCGTCACCCAGACCGACCTGCACCTGCGGCCCGAGATCCTCGACGAGTATTCCTGCCTCGTGACCTGCGGGCACGACGAGTACTGGTCGTGGGAGATGCGCCGGCGCGTGGAGGACTTCGTCGAGCGGGGAGGGGGCTTTGCCCGGTTCGGCGGCAACTTCCTGTGGCAGATCCGGCTCGAGGACGAGGGCGCCCGGCAGGTCTGCTGGAAGTTCAAGGCGCCGACCATGGACCCGGTGCGCGACGATCCTTCGCGAAAGCACCTGCTGACGGCCTCGTGGGAGAGCGGCGGCGTCGCCTGGCCCGGCGCCTCGACGGTCGGCGTCAACGGCTGCCACGGCATGTATGGCAGCTGGGGCGGGTTCGCCCCGCGGGGGTCGCGCGGCTTCACGGTCTACCGGCCGGAGCACTGGGCCTTCGCCGGCACCGACCTGCGCTACGCCGACGTGTTCGGGGCCGAGGCCGGCATCTTCGGCTACGAGGTCGACGGGCTCGACTACACCTTCCGGCAGGGCCTGCCCTATCCGGTGCCGGCCCCCGGCGTGCCGGACACCATCGAGATCCTGGCGATGAGCCCGGCGGTCTTGTTCGAGTACGAGCACGAGGGCGAGGGCACGCGCTATTACGTGCGCGACGGCGACCTCAACGGCCTCGCCGAGCTGGCAGCCGACGCGTATTCGGTCGCGCGGCGAAAGTTCCAGTACGGGTCGGGCATGCTGGTGGGCATGCCGCGCGGCAAGGGCGAGGTGCTCACCGCCGGTTCCTGCGAGTGGATCATGGGCCTCACCCGTCACGACCCCTTCACGCAAGCCGTCACCCGCAACGCCCTCGACCGGTTCTCGGGTGGGGGCAGGGGACGCTGAGACGGATGCCGAGTCGAGACCGTGTCGACTTTGCAGGTGTGGCGGCGCCGGCACGGTTCGTCCTCCCCACGGCCTCATCCTGAGGTGTCGGCGATCGGAGATCGCACGCGACCGACGATCGACTCACCTCGAAGGAGGGTTCCAGAAATCTCCGTGCTCCCTGGAGCCCTCCTTCGAGGCTCACTTCGGTCGCACCTCAGGATGAGGTCGGGAATGGGAGCAACAGTGTTTGTGAATCTCGGTACGATCTCAGTCTGTTGAAATAGAGGGTATGCCGATGACGAACGAGGCCGACCCGAACGCCCTCGCGCAAGCCTGGCTCGATCAGCTCGCAAAACATCTCTCGGCCGACGACGCCTCCGCCGTCGCGGCCCTGTTCGCCCCCGAATGCTGGTGGCGCGACTTCGTCGCCTTCACCTGGACCATCGCCACGGTCGAGGGCCGGCCGGCGATCCGGGAGCGCGCGGCCGCCACGGCCTCGGGCACGCGAGCCGGGAGCTTCATCCTCGACCGCCCGGCTTCCCGCGCCGGCGACACGGTGGAGGCTTGGTTCCGCTTCGAGACGCGGCTGGGGCGCGGCATCGGCCAGGTCCGGCTGGTCGACGGCCTCGCCCGCACGCTGTTCACGGCCTTGCGCGAGCTGAAGGGATTCGAGGAGCGTCGGGGCCCGACACGCGAGGCCGGCACCGAGCACGGCGCGATCCGCGGCCGCCGGACCTGGGCCGACCGGCGCGCCGACGACGCGCGCCTCGGCCTCGACCGCCAGCCCTGGTGCCTGATCGTCGGCGGCGGCCAGGGCGGGCTCGGGCTCGCCGCGCGGCTGAAGCGCCTCGGCGTGCCGACCCTGATCGTCGACGGCTCGGCGAGGCCGGGCGACGCCTGGCGGCGGCGCTACCGCTCGCTCTGCCTGCACGATCCGGTCTGGTACGACCACATGCCGTACCTGCCCTTTCCCGAGCACTGGCCGATCTACACGCCCAAGGACAAGATGGGCGACTGGCTCGAAGCCTATGCGTCGATCATGGAGCTGGACGGCTGGTACGCCACCACCTGCCGCTCCGCCGCCTACGACGCGGGACGCGGCGAGTGGACGGTCACGGTCGAGCGCGAGGGCAGGGTTCTGGACTTGCGCCCCAAGCACCTCGTCCTCGCCACAGGCCTGTCGGGCGTGCCGAACGAGCCGGACTGGCCGGGGATGGAGCGCTTCCGCGGCACCCTGCACCATTCGAGCCGCCACCCGGGCGGTGCGGGCTTCGCGGGCAAGCGATGCGTCGTGGTGGGGGCGAACAACTCCGCCCACGACATCGCCGCCGACCTGTGGGAGCACGGCGCCGCGGTCACGATGGTGCAGCGCTCCCCCACGCTGGTGGTGCGGGCCGAGAGCCTCCAGCGCCACGGCCGCCCGCTCTATTCCGAGGAGGCGGTCGCCGCCGGGATCGATGCCGACCGGGCGGACCTCATCGCCGCCTCGACGCCCTACGCGCTGCTGCCCGACCTCCTCAAGCCGGTGATGCGACGCATCCGCGACGAGGATTCGGCGTTCTACGCCGCCCTCGAGAAGGCGGGCTTCCTCCTGACCTTCGGCGAGGACGAGACCGGCATCGGCATGATGTATCCGCGCCGGGCATCGGGCTACTACATCGATGTCGGGGCCTCCGGGCTGATCGCCTCGGGCGAGATCCGGCTCGCGAGCGGCCGGGGCGTGAGCCACCTGACCGAGGAGGCCGTGGTGCTCGACGACGGCACGGTGCTGCCGGCCGACCTCGTCGTCTCCGCCACCGGCTACGGCCCGATGACCGACTGGGCGGCGCGGCTGATCTCGCCGGAGGTCGCCGCGCGGGTCGGCCCGTGCTGGGGCATCGGCTCGGGCACGGCGCGCGATCCCGGCCCCTGGCACGGCGAATTGCGCAACATGTGGACGCCGACCGCGCAGGCAGGGCTGTGGTTCCACGGCGGCAACCTCCAGCAGTCGCGCCACTTCTCGCGCTACCTGGCCCTCCAGTTGAAGGCGCGCTACGAGGGCCTGCCGGTCGGGCCGCCCTCGCCGAGCGAGGCACGGGCTTGAGCGCTGCCGGCCGGGGGCATGCCGGCTCTCGAGAGCCCGTTCCTCGCAGTCCCGCGATGCGTGGCGAGACGGTGCCCCCACAGGTGTGATGTCCCTGTCGCGGATGCGGCGGCGCCCGGGCCGCCGCCGTCGCGTCGTGGTCCCGGCGGGCCGGCTCAGGCGCCCGGAACCGAGCCCGGCGGCAGGAAGTCGACCTCGCAGGCGGCGGAGCGGCGCACCACCTCCTCCGGATCGGTGAGGTCGTGGAGCAGGTCGAACAGCTGCTTCAGCTTGCGCCCCGGGCTCACCCAGAAGATCGCGCGGTTGGGCGTGTCGGTGCGGTTGTAATAGGCGTGCGGCTTGCCCATCGGCATGCAGACCAGGTCGCCGGCCCGGGCCTGGAGCCACTCCCCGTCGAGATAGAGATCGAAGGTCCCCTCCAGGACGTAGATGAACTCGTCCTGCGTCGGGTGGATGTGCGGCGGCACGAACGTGCCCGGCGGGTCGTAGGTCTCGAAGGAGAAGGCGCTGTCGCAATTCGCCTTGAACGTATAGGTATGTCCGAGGATGTTCCACACGGTCCCGTCGATCCCCTCGCCCGACCTCGTGATCCGTGCCGGAAGCGGTCCGTTCTCGCTCATGTCGTCCTCGCTGTGCTGCGGTTTCGAAGATTGAATTCGAGGTTGCGCGGATTCTCTTGTGAAGGCCGAGAACCCATGTCGGCCAAGGCGATCCGCCGCGCGCCGGCCCTGTCCACTTCACGCAGAAATCCGATCCACGCAGAAAACGGAGGTCCGGTGGCGGCGGGGCCTTGTGCAGGTTTCGACACGACAGGCATTCTCCCCTCTCGGGTCCGGACGACCGGTTCTTCGCCATGGACGACGAGACGCCATCCGATCCGCGCATGGTTGCCGATCCGCACATGATCGCGGGAGCCGCCCTGCCGCTGGCGCGCTTCCCCGTCGTGGCGACGCGGGATCCCGACCTGGCGCGCGAGCAGATCGGGCGGATCTTCTGTCCGCACGGCCTGATCCTCGCCGATCCCGGCACGGCTGCGCGGTTCGAGGCCCGGCATCATTCCGCGGCCTTCGGCGGCCTGACGATCAACTTCGTCTCCTACGGCGCCCGGGTGGAGATCGATCCGGGCTGCCTCGACCGCTTCTTCCTGCTCCAGATTCCGCTGGCGGGCTCTGCCCTGGTGCGCAACGGCGCCCACGAGACCCTCGCCGATCGCGGCCGCGCCACCCTGCTCTCGCCGGCCCTGCCCACCCGCATGGTGTGGGAGGCGGGCTGCCAGAAGCTCATCGTGCTCGTGCCGCGCGGGCTTCTGGAGGAGCACGTCGTCCGGGTGCTCGACCGGGTCCCGCGCCCGTTCGACTTCGATCCGGCGATCGACCTGCTTCACCCCCGCGGCGCCGCGATCCTGTCCCAGGCCCGGCTGGTCCAGCACCTGGCGGAGAGCCGCAAGTGGCCGGGCTCCGCGCCCGACGCGGTCGAGCGCGAACTGGCCTCCGCCTTCGTCACGCTGCTCGTCGGCCACATGCTCGAACGCGGCGGGGCCGTGCCGGCGCAGGCGCAGCGCGTCTCGGTGGCGCCCGCGCATGTCCGGCGGGCCGAGGAGTACATCCGGGCGCATCTCGATTCCGCTCTGAGCCTGCCGCATCTCGCCGAGAGGGCCGGGAGCAGCATGCGCTCGCTCCAGGACGGTTTCCGGCAGTTCCGCGACAGCACGATCTCCGACTTCATCCTGGCCCAGCGCCTCGACCGGTGGCGGGCCCTGATCCTCGCCGCCGACCCGGAGGCGAAGGTGGGCGACCTGGCGCTGGGCGTCGGGCTCAACCATCTCGGCCGCGCCGCGGCGGCCTATCGCGACCGCTTCGGCGAGGCCCCGTCCCAGACCCTGCGCAAGCGCCGGGGCTGACGCGCCTGTCAGGCGGCCCGGGAGGTCCCGACGCTCCGCAGGCCCGGCCAGGCGGGCGCGCTCGCCTGGTAGGCGGGAGCGCGGGCGAGGAGACCGGCATAGACCGACGGCCGCAGCGGCGCGAACGTGGCCGCGATCGGATTCGCCTGGCGGGTCGGCACGCCGATATCGGCGAGCAGGCTGGCGAAGTGGCGGTTGTGGTAGGGCGCGATGCACAGGCCGCCGTAAGCCTTGGCGGAGGGGCGCTCGGTCTGTCGCCACGCCTTGAGGCGGGCGATCTCGGCCTCCATCTGCGCCCGCGTCGGCTGGCGCGCGAGCTGTCCGTCCATGTAGCGCACCAGCCAGTGGGCGCCGAGCTCGGCCGAGAGGTTGGTGGCGAAGCTCGAATTGAAGCCGACGAAGCCGAGATCGGGCAGGTCGGGGTTCACCACCCAGCGGTAGAGCCGGTACTGGCCATCGGCATCGATGAGCTTGGCGCGGTCGGCCGCGTCGAGCACCGGCACGTCCTGGCGCCAGCCGGTCGCCATCACCACGAGGTCGGCCGGGATGCGCTGCCCGCCGGTGAGCACCGCCTGCGCGCCCTCGTAGGAGGCGATCGTGCCCTGGATCGTCGCGATCCTGCCCTCGGTCACCAGCCTGTAGAAGCCGGGCGTCTCGACGGCCAGGTTGCAGTGGATGTCGTCCTCGATCCGGGTCTTGGGCGCCAAGCCGTTGCGGCGGAGCTTGAACTGCGCGGTCAGCAGCGTCTCGAGGGCGCGCCAGTTGGCCCAGACCAGCGGGGCGGCGAGCCTCTGCACCGCGCGCCGCACCGGCCCGGCATCGAAGGGCAGGAACATCGCTTCCGCCGCGCGGCAATACAGGATCCGCTTGAAGTTGATCAGCCCGCCGAAGAAGTAGGGGATCTTCCAGGTCGGTTCGAGGAACACCACCGTCACGGCGGCGGCCCCGTGCTTGACCGCGCTCACCGCGACGTCGGTGGCCGATTTCGAGTAGCCCAGGACCACGACCCGTCGGCCGCGGACGGCTCCAGCGTCGGTGTGCTCGCTCGAATGGAGGATCCGTCCGCCGGCCGCCTCAAACCCCTCGGCGCCCGGATGCACGGGCTTGTTCTTGTGGCTGAACTGGCCGGTGCAGACGGCCACGAAGTCGTAGGCTTGCGTGCTCGCCGCGCCGTCGGCGCCCGTCGTCGTCACGTCCCAGCCCCGCTCGGTCCGCTTCGCCAGCCGGGTCACCGACTGGCCGGTGCGGATCAGCGGCAGGAGGCCGAATCGTTCCGCATAGGCGCGCAGATAGGCGAAGACCTGGCCGCCGGACGGCCATTCCGGATAGTCGTCCGGCATCGACATGTCGCCGAAGGCATAGATATCCTTCGGCGTCTGCGTCCTCACGTCGGGATAGGAGCGCGACGGCTCCCACACACCGCCGAGATCCGGGCCGCGCTCGATCACCGTGACCCGGTGCCCGCGCTCCCGGAAGGCCTTGGCGGCGGCGAGCCCGCTGATGCCGGATCCGATGACGCACACGTTGGCTTGCGTGACCATGATGCCGTCTCCGTCATGGGCGCCCTCCAGGGCGCGCATCGTCCATGCAGGAATTGTCATGTCCGTCGCCGGATCGGGCTATCCCGAACGCGTTCCGATTATCCACATCGCGCAGGATTGAGACGAAACCTTCTGTAATTGCCGACAATTCGCAATCGGACTTCGCTGGACGGCCATGCTGCGTCGCAATATCTCATGCGCACATGCAATATATGATGCAACTTGCCCACGCGGCGGGCAGAGCGTGCCTGCGTCGCGACCGGGCCCGGTGGCGACGCGACGAAGCCCGGCCTTCGCGAGAGGACCGGGCTTCCAGGCGGCCGGGCGGCCGGTCTCGCGTGGGCAGGCTCGGGCGCGCCGGCAGCCGCGTATCGTTGAGCGGGGCCTTCACACGCCCGCAAGGCCAGCCTCCTCACCCTGCACCGGACCGAACGGTTCCGTCGGGATCTGCGACCCCGGAGGTTCCCTAGAGGGAACTGCCGCCGCAGATGACCAGGTGCTGCCCCGTCACCGCGGCCGCTTCGGGCGACAGGAAGTAGGCGACCGCCCCCGCCACCTCCTCGGGCTGGATGAAGCGCCCGAGCGGCGGCCGCTTCGGCGCCACGCCGCTGCGCGACGGATCGGTCAGCATCGGCGTCTCGGTCGCCGCAGGGGCGACGACGTTGACGGTGATGCCGCGGGGCATCGCCTCGGCGGCCCACGAGCGGGCGAGGGCGACGAGGGCCGCCTTCGAGGCCGCGTAGGCACTCCGCCCGGCCGCCCCGGCGGCGGTGCGGCTGCCGATCAGGACGACCCGGCCGCCCGCTCCCATGCGCGGGACCAGGAGGTCGGCCAGCCGCGTCGCCGCCTCGACATGGAGCCGCCACATCGTGGCGCCGTCCTCGGGATGCAGTTCGCCGAGGCGGCCGACCCGCAGGAGGCCGGCGGCATGGACGAGGGCGTCGACCCGCAACTCGCCGATCGCGGGCGCGATGGCGTCGAGGTCGGAGAGGTCGAGGGCGAGGTGGCGGTAGCGCGGATGCGCGCGCTGCCCCT
This region of Methylobacterium sp. SyP6R genomic DNA includes:
- a CDS encoding aminotransferase class III-fold pyridoxal phosphate-dependent enzyme, which produces MPSMVEGPEPTGDAGLRARAARVIPGGMWGHQRAAAVPRGYPQFFVGGEGATVEDADGRRYIDFMCAWGPIILGHRHPAVSEAVRREQERGDCLDGPTPHAVDLAETLVAMIPHADWAMFQKNGSDAMTTCVTLARAGTGRRKVLAARGAYHGAVPWCSPSLVGVTAEDRAHLVHYRYNDVASLEEAVAQAGDDLAAILVSAFRHDIGQAQELPTRAFAAAARAACDRTGAALVVDDVRAGFRLDLGGSWERVGVRPDLAGYSKAIANGQPLAAVTGSDRFREAASRLFVTGSFWYAGAPMAAAVATLNELKRVDAPRVLEAAGVRFRDGLMEQASRHGFSLDITGPPAMPVMLFRDDPEAALGEAFCLEALHRGVYLHHRHNMFLSLAHTPAVIDTALAATEGAFRALAKSRTA
- a CDS encoding flavin-containing monooxygenase; amino-acid sequence: MTNEADPNALAQAWLDQLAKHLSADDASAVAALFAPECWWRDFVAFTWTIATVEGRPAIRERAAATASGTRAGSFILDRPASRAGDTVEAWFRFETRLGRGIGQVRLVDGLARTLFTALRELKGFEERRGPTREAGTEHGAIRGRRTWADRRADDARLGLDRQPWCLIVGGGQGGLGLAARLKRLGVPTLIVDGSARPGDAWRRRYRSLCLHDPVWYDHMPYLPFPEHWPIYTPKDKMGDWLEAYASIMELDGWYATTCRSAAYDAGRGEWTVTVEREGRVLDLRPKHLVLATGLSGVPNEPDWPGMERFRGTLHHSSRHPGGAGFAGKRCVVVGANNSAHDIAADLWEHGAAVTMVQRSPTLVVRAESLQRHGRPLYSEEAVAAGIDADRADLIAASTPYALLPDLLKPVMRRIRDEDSAFYAALEKAGFLLTFGEDETGIGMMYPRRASGYYIDVGASGLIASGEIRLASGRGVSHLTEEAVVLDDGTVLPADLVVSATGYGPMTDWAARLISPEVAARVGPCWGIGSGTARDPGPWHGELRNMWTPTAQAGLWFHGGNLQQSRHFSRYLALQLKARYEGLPVGPPSPSEARA
- a CDS encoding N,N-dimethylformamidase beta subunit family domain-containing protein produces the protein MTQPPFVHPENGSHAVKPWAVRKGYADEHFLSDYRFQFPREDPDLAEVFVCTDRMSFDPGETVAFYGSTTAETWSIQIYRDGVAPQMMHEAFDLPGTFTKTSETAYRDGCDWPVVHTWTIPEGARSGLYRVVSTCRRRDGERFVQHHFVVVRPTKATRSGRILLMLATGTWTAYNDWGGANHYFGTWGPNRNEGSPILSLKRPWTRGMLWLPKGAARITVSPLPDMNDVTRYPSKEWGYSGGWGQYYAAAGWAQFDRHFAVWAEREGYAFDIVTQTDLHLRPEILDEYSCLVTCGHDEYWSWEMRRRVEDFVERGGGFARFGGNFLWQIRLEDEGARQVCWKFKAPTMDPVRDDPSRKHLLTASWESGGVAWPGASTVGVNGCHGMYGSWGGFAPRGSRGFTVYRPEHWAFAGTDLRYADVFGAEAGIFGYEVDGLDYTFRQGLPYPVPAPGVPDTIEILAMSPAVLFEYEHEGEGTRYYVRDGDLNGLAELAADAYSVARRKFQYGSGMLVGMPRGKGEVLTAGSCEWIMGLTRHDPFTQAVTRNALDRFSGGGRGR
- a CDS encoding flavin-containing monooxygenase, with product MTIPAWTMRALEGAHDGDGIMVTQANVCVIGSGISGLAAAKAFRERGHRVTVIERGPDLGGVWEPSRSYPDVRTQTPKDIYAFGDMSMPDDYPEWPSGGQVFAYLRAYAERFGLLPLIRTGQSVTRLAKRTERGWDVTTTGADGAASTQAYDFVAVCTGQFSHKNKPVHPGAEGFEAAGGRILHSSEHTDAGAVRGRRVVVLGYSKSATDVAVSAVKHGAAAVTVVFLEPTWKIPYFFGGLINFKRILYCRAAEAMFLPFDAGPVRRAVQRLAAPLVWANWRALETLLTAQFKLRRNGLAPKTRIEDDIHCNLAVETPGFYRLVTEGRIATIQGTIASYEGAQAVLTGGQRIPADLVVMATGWRQDVPVLDAADRAKLIDADGQYRLYRWVVNPDLPDLGFVGFNSSFATNLSAELGAHWLVRYMDGQLARQPTRAQMEAEIARLKAWRQTERPSAKAYGGLCIAPYHNRHFASLLADIGVPTRQANPIAATFAPLRPSVYAGLLARAPAYQASAPAWPGLRSVGTSRAA
- a CDS encoding SDR family NAD(P)-dependent oxidoreductase, whose protein sequence is MSEALRHALVTGASSGIGAAIVARLLADGWRVTGVSRGEGQRAHPRYRHLALDLSDLDAIAPAIGELRVDALVHAAGLLRVGRLGELHPEDGATMWRLHVEAATRLADLLVPRMGAGGRVVLIGSRTAAGAAGRSAYAASKAALVALARSWAAEAMPRGITVNVVAPAATETPMLTDPSRSGVAPKRPPLGRFIQPEEVAGAVAYFLSPEAAAVTGQHLVICGGSSL
- a CDS encoding cupin domain-containing protein; amino-acid sequence: MSENGPLPARITRSGEGIDGTVWNILGHTYTFKANCDSAFSFETYDPPGTFVPPHIHPTQDEFIYVLEGTFDLYLDGEWLQARAGDLVCMPMGKPHAYYNRTDTPNRAIFWVSPGRKLKQLFDLLHDLTDPEEVVRRSAACEVDFLPPGSVPGA
- a CDS encoding AraC family transcriptional regulator codes for the protein MDDETPSDPRMVADPHMIAGAALPLARFPVVATRDPDLAREQIGRIFCPHGLILADPGTAARFEARHHSAAFGGLTINFVSYGARVEIDPGCLDRFFLLQIPLAGSALVRNGAHETLADRGRATLLSPALPTRMVWEAGCQKLIVLVPRGLLEEHVVRVLDRVPRPFDFDPAIDLLHPRGAAILSQARLVQHLAESRKWPGSAPDAVERELASAFVTLLVGHMLERGGAVPAQAQRVSVAPAHVRRAEEYIRAHLDSALSLPHLAERAGSSMRSLQDGFRQFRDSTISDFILAQRLDRWRALILAADPEAKVGDLALGVGLNHLGRAAAAYRDRFGEAPSQTLRKRRG